The genome window aTGATAGTATCACATtggattttatatctttttctattttttagaTGAATTATAATTCTAATGAAATGTGAGAAATCGATAACAACTAAAATAAACTATGTTGCAGAATTATAAAGGAGATACAGTTACTTGCTTAACTAGATCCTTTTACcgtagagagagaaagagggtatTTGAATGATGaataacaaaaaattctaaTCCAAGTAAGGTTATGATTTAAGATAGGGAACgcgaaaatattgaaatggtACAGGGTGAAATGCAATTGTCTGGAAGAAAAAGCCGCGacaaatttaaattacttaCATCATCCAGGTTTATTTCGGAAGTCATGCTCTTCTCTTGCGCGACGAGAAACGAAGTCTTTGTGTTCAGCAAGCTAACTGTTTTTCAGGCATCGAAGAACCGCCACGCATCCAATTAACCAATCAGCTACGGCACGTGACCCGTGTATCTATCACGTGATCTTAACTGACTGTGGGAACTTTTAAACGATCGATCTAAGTCTAACGGGAGAACATAGCGAAGTGTCGATCATCGATCTCGACGAACTTCATAGATTATgtaattcttataaaaatatttgtccaTATTAAAGGAGTGAAAACCGTCTGCAAATTTTGTGCTGTAATATCTGTTTTgtcgaatatctcggaaactactGCAGATCGAGCGATTGTCTAAATCGATGAAATTAGTATTTCTCAATGACGAATTAgatgatataaattattttataaaagaatctGTTTGTTTGaataatatgttaaaaaatagcGTGTTTAGTTATTCCAGGTATATGTTAAGAAGTCCTCCTgaatatttgtttataaatactACGTCTATATGCACAAATTACGGATAAATTGGGATGTCGATTTTTGAATTACaaagaatttattatatttgaaattttcacgTTCGATGTGGAACGCGGAGTACTCGAGTTGTTCCTtgttcgtatatatatatatatatatatatatatatatatatatatatgtgataaCTGTGAGAAGAGTTTCTTTTATTGCTAGACACTGATTCTTATTTTTAGGCAAGTAAAAAAACTCTAAATAAACAGTTGATGTGTCAAACTTAATGTTTGAATATTATGTTCGCAATAGTGGTATTGTTTGGGGTTAGGTCAACATTGGTAATTACGCACAGCTAATACAATTTCGACAACAACATCGGAAAATGGTAAATTGCTTGCTCCTTTATTTGTAGCAGCGAAAGAAGCATTTATGCGAGGAAAATTGAATAAAGAACTTTTAAGGGCATCGTTTGGAAGTGTATTTCTTAGTCCGTTGAACGTCGGATAATGTAGAGTCCTCTTATTCGATTCATGGAGCGGATATGACGAAGAATTGACGATAAATGCAATTCCGGAACAAAGGAAAACGTTTAGATTGCGTAATTTGGGAAAATTTTGCAAGAAAGCTTTCAgatataacgattaatttaaatctctttgttttctaattatattccTAATATtaggaatttgcataaatattcgcagtctactTATACGCAATAGTTCTACTCGAATAATGCTTATGGAAAGGTGATGAACACAGGTATGAaaattcatttgttttttaCGAAGGAGAATATTTAATAGTATGTagatatagtaataataataataacaataataataataataataatataatcattcgtatatttgattttcttagattaaatacattatactttgtaattattcttaagatatttttaacgaattatacgaataaaatcaatgtttatatatagatatcttATTGCACTAAaacgtatttatttaatataatcgcTAATGTTATCGTTCTTACAATTATCGGAGATATGAAATTTAGCGGGCGTTATCAAAGATgtgaaaatgttttataataggAAATGTATCGCTACCATTGTAAAGATTTGATAGCGGAATGATAACTTGGACTGTGCTCCGAATAAAATTGGGCGTACCACCTGCGATAAGCGATTATACTTTTATCTTCTTTGACCAGGAGCGGTCGTTTCTCGAACTTTTTTCGATTCCAAATGGCTACGTCTCTTTCGAACATTAAACACTCTCCTAGGAACAACATACTAGCGTATGGACCAAGCAATGGTGGACAGTATAGTACGTGAGTCACCTGATGATACAAATAACAATtagaaagaaattcattttggttctttttttttttctttttctagaaAATAAGTTCGTTACCATCCTCTTTCAAGAGAATGTTAtttcttgtaaaaaaaaaaaaaaaaaaaaaaaattgtatattacgaGGAGAAGCAAATGGCTAGATTTGACGGCGTTAAATGTATAATCGAggctttaattaaaattagaacCTTTTGTAAGAGGGGTTCCATCGGTGTCACCGTTTGGAAAATACACATGGATCCTAGAGAGCTGTGCATCATGAGTTCAACGTATCCTGGGCCGATCTGCTGAACGTTTACGTCCAATGGTAAAACTTGGAATTTCTCGAACAGAATCAGTCTGTGCCGTAAAGTCATGTATGCTCTGTGCCTTAAATTTTCGCCGTGCTGTTTCTCCGACTCGGTTCCGTTCGAGTTTTGAGATTCTAAGAAAGAATTATGCGGTGCCCAATTAACGTTCGTCCACGAATGACGAGCGAAAGCAGAAAAGATACGCGcaatttttgcaaatatcgcTGGTCCGTGCACCGCGCTGAGGTGTGCCGAATCGGCACCATTCTCCGCAACTtcctataaaaaatgtaatatttctatCATAATGTTATAGATTCTTTTCCATCGGAATTCTACCTTCTAATGGATATTTTGTCACGTCAGATTCTAAGGTTGATACGATTTATTCTCTTTTCATAAGTTCCgtctaattaaatatattatttcttcttatgGGTTATATTAATTCTGCTTTAGCTCGGGGATcatcgtatttttataaacacgGCTAGAGAAACAGAGGTTGAGcgaaaatttctttcgtctaTCGAACCTTATTACTTTTATACTCTGGACATATATATGGCGCGTTCTGTGCATCTTTCGCACATCTTAAATTTCCTGTAAACGcttaaaaatccacagtctagcGATGATACGTAGTTACGAGTTGTTTACCTGTGCAAACCCGAAGCAACCCGATTCTTAGGATTCGTCATGGAGGCTGCAATCAAGGAGTCCAAGATCCATTTCCTATTTCAAATATCCATCAGCTTTACTTAACAGATatctaaaaaaaggaaaaagaaaagagaaggataCTAAGAGATCGCCGTCGATCTAAACGTTAATGGCTACTTGGTTTCCTTGATTTTAGTTTCCATGATCGATCGAATTACCCCGATTATCCTTATTTATCTATTATCTCTAAATGTTCTAGAGATACAACATTAGATATTTTCTCGCAGAAGCATATACAGAAGCATGTAAAAACTATTCGAGTGGCGCTAAACCTCTTCGAAGCAAAAAGCAAGATCCGCGTCCGTTCGTTTTGTTGCAAGATGGACGAACAACTTGTACAAAGCGAAGATGAAAGGACAAAGAAATTACAGGCAAACCGATCGAACTGACCTGTATATGACAATTGATAAGAAACTCGTTTCGACCCTGATAACGCCATGTTCGATTTAGAACGTGACTAATCGTTTGCGGCTGCCAGTGTGGTTCTAATCCCTCGGCGTGGTGCCAAACGAAGATAATTTCGTTAGCCTCGCAACTTTTCCAAGTTTTTGTTCTGGCAATATGTGGCActaaaacgaaacgaacgacgaTACAACGAACGATGATTAAAAAAGGTCGTCGTACGTTATAAGAGAGATAACGAACGATCGAAATCGAGATGGTAAATCGGATTACCTTTGTCAGCATAGGGTATGTAATCGCATTGTCCATCGGAACCGCGAAATAGCCAACCGTGAAAGGGACATTCTAAGCAATCACCCTTTACACGGCCACCCTCTGCCATATTCGCACCCAGATGAGGGCAATAAGCGTCTAAAATTCTCACCGTCCCATTATCTGTTCTTTAAACGTGTATAAATTGTTAAACGTAAATATTAACTATACGCACAGTAGACATAGAGGGCGTGCCGGAGATCGTGGTACAAGCTGAAAGGGGTTGATCCCTCGTGCGAAGGTGGAGGTAGggtcgttttcgagaaaatcgaccaGGAAGTTCGGTCGTGTACGCTCGTGGCCGAGAGTCGGCGAGTTTTCTCGCACTTGGGTATCTGTTGCGTTCGATGGTTCGAAAGAAACCGAGAGGGTGTGATTTCCCGTGGAAACGACGTTGAACATATAAAACGAGAATTTTCGGCACGATCGTCCGCTTTCGAGGAAACGGACTATCAAATTTCATCCGGCCGAGTCTCGTTACCTGTGTCAAGTGCGCACGTACTCGACGGGACTTCACCCAAGTGCGACGAAACTCGTTCAACCGAGACTCTCGTTACCTCTCGAGTGCACGCGTACTGCATAGAACTTCGTAGTGGCTAAGTGCGAAGAAACCCGTCCAATCGACTCTCATTACCTCTCAAGTGCACACGTACTCGACGAAACTTCATATTTTCAAAACATACTTTTTCCACTTACCTTCGCACGATACTTTACTTTCCCATGCATACATAAATATCGACGAAAAACGAGGTTTGCGCTTTTAACAATTTCTTACATCCATcgtaatatttctataaattagtACTACTAATACGTACTAATTTCTACCGAATATATGGTCGTTGGTATttcttcttataaattaatttatcaaaataccTGAAGACGGCAAAATTCTGTCCGAGAGCAGCCACGTGTTTTACTTGACCCTTGTCCAATTGAGAACTCTCTAACAGGGCAAACCACCCGTTCGGGTAAACTGGAGGAAGCTTACCCAATTTACGCTTTTTCGATTCCAGGTAATTCGCTAAAACTCTTTTGTTGTCACCTTCGAATCTTAGGTCCTGAAAACAGCAGAGCCGATTATCCGTGGAGCGTTTTGTTAATAAAAGATTAACGATACACGAAACGAACGGAAATAACGGTGAAACAGGTATCTTTGATAACGGACAACGTCATTTTAATATATCGTTTTCAACAAAGCGGTAATGAAATTTTTGATAAACGGATTTTCGgtaatatcgataaaatcatCGTTCGCTAAACTAAAGATCATGACGTGCAAAACATGGAAGCGTATCACGTTTTCTTTTTGTGGATAGAAAGAATCGCTGATACGAAGAAAAAGGATATTGTTCTGGCGTCACGCGTAAAAAGAAATCTGCTTTATCGTTTGTAAACATAATGTCATCGTGCTGCCTTCTCTACGCACCCGTGTGTGTCGTTTGCGTTAAAAGTGTATGGATTCGGCTAATAGAAATACGAAAGGAGTGCGAGCGTCGACAAATTTTAGTAAATCTTCTTTTCCACTTTCACGTTTCCGAGGAATCGATATAGGCGTTAACGTTTCGCCGAAGGTAATTTTATCTtacttatatacttatatacttataacgttattattattattattattattattagcctTTGATGCGTAgataatatttaacgatatttgttaaattaatatttatttattgaattaaatCGAGTAAAAGTAAGATACTTAGTGAAACGAAATcgaaatttcatggaaatcCAACgtgattctctctctctctctcttttcttttcattttgtcagattcttttataaaatagatTAGATTAGATTTCATTTCAATTCGACATCgcgtaattaataatattttatttcgataatttaaCAAACTGCTGTAATTTCAATTAGTCTCGAATCTCTTTTACAGACGGAAAATATCGATCGGTTTGAATTTGAACAGTGGCGAGAAGGAGAGTAAAAGATACGATATAAGTAGGTAAACCGGGCAATGGTATCGAAGAGGACTCACCTTGATCCAGTTGATCTTGTACAAATAGGAAGCAAGGAGAATACCAAAAAGCAGAAGAAAAGCACCACCGAGGCTCCACCATCCGGCCATCGTTGTCTTCTTCACCCTCTGCCCCCGAACGAAGAAAAGCAAGTGCACTCTAAAAACTTGTCCCTCTGGAACACCTTCGGAACCACCTCTCTTATTCTCCTTGCTCGcgcttctcctctttctctctttcttttctcctttccttcTCCACTGCCACTCGgcctcttctctttttcctttcttcctttttcctctcctCTAGCCTTCTTTCTCAGCACCtcgttttcctcttctttctcttctttcgctcCTCACCactctctcttccttccttcctttctcctcCCTCTTGCCTCTCTACGCCATTCCtcccttcttccttttcttcctcttccactAATCCCGCTCTTCGTCGCGTTGCTCTTATTTTTGCTCCCCCCCCCctcttcttttaatatttttctacacCTGTTCCGTACACTTGTCTTTCGAACTTTGTTATGTTTTCGAACCTTCGCTCCTGCGTTCGTAATTCTTTGGCCGCTCTGCGATCTCGAGCCGTTCACAAATTTGATCGCAAaacggaaagagaagaaagagaagagaaaagaaaaggaaaagaaaagaaaagaaaagaagagaaaagaaagaaaaaccgaTAGGAACAAGATATCACCTCTGTCGATTCCAGTTCGTTCGATCTCTCCTCTTCTTCGTTATTTCTTATCCTCGATACTCGTTAGTCACGTGAacttattcttctattttcttttatcttctttctcacGCGCGTCCCTCTCGTTAACGGCCTCTTAACTCTTCTCGTTTCGTACAATGTATCGGTGGTCGCGTTCCCTTGGCTCGTACGATTCCATATCAGGTTTAACTAACTCGACGTCTAACGCAAATGGTTGCGATAGAGTAGTTGGAACGAGGGGGACGATAGTTTGACAGAATTGGAAAAAGCGAAGAGGCGCGCAGGAGGGTCTACCAGACGGATTCCGAACCCTCGATCGTTTTTCGAACGACTGAGCCACTTCGTCCTTAGACAGAGCCTTTTATACCTTTCCGAGGTGTACCAAcgtctccaacggtgtctatCGCGGAGGACCCATCGACCTTTCATCGGTCACATCCTCGATTTTCACtcgaatagaatatttttctccCGGAAAAGTTTATTTTAATCGTAAACGATCGATCTTGCGTAAAAAAACTGAACGCGAGAGACTAATTGCACCTTGCTATCTATGTTTCTTTAAAGAATCCGTGTTTTTAGGATCTTGCACCGATCGTTTCTACTTAAATACCGCTTGttcgttatatttctttcttctaatTTCCTGTTACGTACGTTCGCGTTTCTTCAAACAAGTACAGACATTCTAATACACGATGTAATATATTCGAATCGTATTACTTtcgatttcatttttatatttatcatcgATTATTAAATTGTAACGTGTTTCGTTTTACGATAGAAGCTACGTCGCAATGGCGCTTATGAAATGTAATACATAACGCATCGTGGCTATTCAAATGTCGAGGAATATTTGTCAGTGAGAAATCGTATACCTGGCCTTTCCAGCGAATGTCGATCGAGCCGATCACATCGGTTACCACATTTTTCCGCTTAGAATTATGTACAACCACGACCGATTTCCAAGTCCTTGTTGCATATCTTTTCTTCTATCGCGAATCGTTCTGTTTCTGTTTACCCTCCTTGTCTTTTCTTTCCCAGGTTTCGTTTTATCAACGCTGTCGATCGATTTCCGACTGTTTCTATCTTTAGTCCTACGCTTTTCCGCATTTATTTTCTCCTCGTTTCGTCTGCTCCGCTCTTTTCCACCGCTTCCCTTCTTTCGTTCGTATCTTACGATCGGCTATCGATTTTCCGTAAATCACCGGCTTCGAGTCTTCTTCGGCCAGGATACGCAACATTTTCTACCTTCGAACGTGAATAATATCGTACGTTTAGTTTAGAGACGTCGTTTGAATTTTAAACCGGGCCACGGAACATCTGGGTAAGTACGAAGTTTGAAATCTTAGAGAGTTCAAGGTCGCCGGGAATTTATATGTAACGCAACCAAGTACTGCTTTAAACAGTTGTTTCTAGCGAGAGAAACAAATATCCGTTCGTGGAATACTCCACTGTTAAAAAGTATTCTAGAAAAACGTTCACCGAATCGCGAGTAAAAATTACGCGTTGACAAATAATTATTACGTTCTGTGCTCTCGAAATAATCGGAATATACGATCGGAATAGGCATCGAAATAAACAGTTATTTCTCCGTTGAAAAAGAAATTCTGCTCCTGTCGTTTGAGAAAATAGCTTGTCCCTTGTGGAATTTTTATGGGAAAGAAATGTTACTCTTAGGAACGTTTCTACGAGGCTCTCATAGGTTCTCATAGAAGAGACACACTGGGATCACTCGGGACAAATGGGACACACTTGGCATCCGTATAATAGGAGTTCCATGGAAACGAGTTATTCCAGAAAGATGAAAAAAGTACCATAAGACAAAAGGATATCGAACCGTTAACTATTTGGTTTCATTTAACGATACGTTAATATCACGTTTCTTTATCGAATACGAATAGTATGAAAAGCACAACATAAGCAATATCGATAGTTTGGTAAGAAGTAGCGAACAGAAAAGGGAACTACGTTATATAGAGCTATATAGCAATTCTATAAtgtattgtaatataatatattatatacgtgTATCCAGTAACGTCGTTAATCTATCCTAGATGTTTATTTCCAAGGGAAACGCAAACAAGCTTTCGATTGTGAATCGTTTACGTAAATAGATAAATACGCAAATAAATTCAGACTATTCGGAATGTCGatctaattgtaataattacCTATTACGCTATTTTTGTGTTATTGTGCTACGATAATCGAAAACTTATTTAATATCGTTATCACGCTATCACTTGGCATAGAATCTGTTAAGAAGCTTCGCGATTCTTTCGGTCCCTGAttgttattttgttttattataacgCATTGCTTTTGATTATAAcgtgataaaattttaaaagaaaaaaggagaaaaaaggtaCGCGATGTAATATCCGCAAGAGCGAATACAGGTATTGTAAAATGTTTCGACGAAAACGAatcgatataattaaaatttatttatctattatttatttgtagacCGCGGGTTTTTATGAATTTCCGATTTTTACAAAGAGAACCAAAGAAACGAGACCCACGTGATGATGCGTTTCATCTGGAAACACTGGAAATTATGGCGAGCACaccactttgaatattttatacgtctTTGTATGTTACATGCGTTTCTGTAAATTACGTGTATACGA of Bombus terrestris chromosome 5, iyBomTerr1.2, whole genome shotgun sequence contains these proteins:
- the LOC100649007 gene encoding cholesterol 7-desaturase nvd; translated protein: MAGWWSLGGAFLLLFGILLASYLYKINWIKDLRFEGDNKRVLANYLESKKRKLGKLPPVYPNGWFALLESSQLDKGQVKHVAALGQNFAVFRTDNGTVRILDAYCPHLGANMAEGGRVKGDCLECPFHGWLFRGSDGQCDYIPYADKVPHIARTKTWKSCEANEIIFVWHHAEGLEPHWQPQTISHVLNRTWRYQGRNEFLINCHIQEVAENGADSAHLSAVHGPAIFAKIARIFSAFARHSWTNVNWAPHNSFLESQNSNGTESEKQHGENLRHRAYMTLRHRLILFEKFQVLPLDVNVQQIGPGYVELMMHSSLGSMCIFQTVTPMEPLLQKVTHVLYCPPLLGPYASMLFLGECLMFERDVAIWNRKKFEKRPLLVKEDKSIIAYRRWYAQFYSEHSPSYHSAIKSLQW